A genomic region of Camelus ferus isolate YT-003-E chromosome 35, BCGSAC_Cfer_1.0, whole genome shotgun sequence contains the following coding sequences:
- the NUDT5 gene encoding ADP-sugar pyrophosphatase isoform X4, with protein MEKQEPAESSQNTKQSIISEELISEGKWVKLEKTTYRDPTGKTRTWETVKRTTRRGQSADGVAVIPVLQRTLHYECIVLVKQFRPPMGGYCLEFPAGLLEGDESPEAAALRELEEETGYKGEVAECSPAVCMDPGLSNCTTHIVTVTINGDDAENVRPKPKPEGEFVEVISLPKNDLLKRLDALMAEEQLTVDARVYSYALALKHANTKPFEVPFLKF; from the exons atggaaaaacaggaaCCAGCAGAGTCATCTCAAAATACCAAACAGTCTATTATTTCAGAGGAG ttaatttcagaaggaaaatgggTCAAGCTTGAAAAAACAACTTACAGGGATCCTACTGGTAAAACAag AACTTGGGAAACTGTCAAACGTACAACCAGGAGAGGACAGTCGGCTGATG GTGTGGCGGTCATCCCAGTGCTGCAGAGAACTCTGCATTATGAGTGCATCGTTCTGGTCAAGCAGTTCCGACCACCCATGGGAGGCTACTGCCTAGAATTCCCCGCAG GTCTCCTCGAAGGCGACGAGAGCCCGGAAGCAGCCGCCCTgcgggagctggaggaggagactgGCTACAAGGGTGAAGTCGCTGAATGTTCTCCAG CCGTATGCATGGATCCGGGTTTGTCCAACTGCACCACACACATCGTGACAGTGACTATCAACGGAGATGATGCTGAAAACGTAAGGCCGAAGCCAAAGCCAG AAGGAG AATTTGTGGAGGTAATTTCCTTACCAAAGAACGACCTGCTGAAGAGGCTTGATG CTCTGATGGCTGAAGAACAGCTGACAGTGGACGCCAGAGTCTATTCCTACGCCCTGGCGCTGAAACATGCAAACACGAAGCCGTTCGAAGTGCCCTTCCTGAAGTTTTAA
- the NUDT5 gene encoding ADP-sugar pyrophosphatase isoform X3 — protein MEKQEPAESSQNTKQSIISEELISEGKWVKLEKTTYRDPTGKTRTWETVKRTTRRGQSADGVAVIPVLQRTLHYECIVLVKQFRPPMGGYCLEFPAGLLEGDESPEAAALRELEEETGYKGEVAECSPAVCMDPGLSNCTTHIVTVTINGDDAENVRPKPKPAEGEFVEVISLPKNDLLKRLDALMAEEQLTVDARVYSYALALKHANTKPFEVPFLKF, from the exons atggaaaaacaggaaCCAGCAGAGTCATCTCAAAATACCAAACAGTCTATTATTTCAGAGGAG ttaatttcagaaggaaaatgggTCAAGCTTGAAAAAACAACTTACAGGGATCCTACTGGTAAAACAag AACTTGGGAAACTGTCAAACGTACAACCAGGAGAGGACAGTCGGCTGATG GTGTGGCGGTCATCCCAGTGCTGCAGAGAACTCTGCATTATGAGTGCATCGTTCTGGTCAAGCAGTTCCGACCACCCATGGGAGGCTACTGCCTAGAATTCCCCGCAG GTCTCCTCGAAGGCGACGAGAGCCCGGAAGCAGCCGCCCTgcgggagctggaggaggagactgGCTACAAGGGTGAAGTCGCTGAATGTTCTCCAG CCGTATGCATGGATCCGGGTTTGTCCAACTGCACCACACACATCGTGACAGTGACTATCAACGGAGATGATGCTGAAAACGTAAGGCCGAAGCCAAAGCCAG cagAAGGAG AATTTGTGGAGGTAATTTCCTTACCAAAGAACGACCTGCTGAAGAGGCTTGATG CTCTGATGGCTGAAGAACAGCTGACAGTGGACGCCAGAGTCTATTCCTACGCCCTGGCGCTGAAACATGCAAACACGAAGCCGTTCGAAGTGCCCTTCCTGAAGTTTTAA
- the NUDT5 gene encoding ADP-sugar pyrophosphatase isoform X1: MEKQEPAESSQNTKQSIISEELISEGKWVKLEKTTYRDPTGKTRTWETVKRTTRRGQSADGVAVIPVLQRTLHYECIVLVKQFRPPMGGYCLEFPAGLLEGDESPEAAALRELEEETGYKGEVAECSPAVCMDPGLSNCTTHIVTVTINGDDAENVRPKPKPAEGEFVEVISLPKNDLLKRLDVSQPSFLMVRPIPVCPAHSLTCMWNACPLRRRRCGKRQPCVGGE, from the exons atggaaaaacaggaaCCAGCAGAGTCATCTCAAAATACCAAACAGTCTATTATTTCAGAGGAG ttaatttcagaaggaaaatgggTCAAGCTTGAAAAAACAACTTACAGGGATCCTACTGGTAAAACAag AACTTGGGAAACTGTCAAACGTACAACCAGGAGAGGACAGTCGGCTGATG GTGTGGCGGTCATCCCAGTGCTGCAGAGAACTCTGCATTATGAGTGCATCGTTCTGGTCAAGCAGTTCCGACCACCCATGGGAGGCTACTGCCTAGAATTCCCCGCAG GTCTCCTCGAAGGCGACGAGAGCCCGGAAGCAGCCGCCCTgcgggagctggaggaggagactgGCTACAAGGGTGAAGTCGCTGAATGTTCTCCAG CCGTATGCATGGATCCGGGTTTGTCCAACTGCACCACACACATCGTGACAGTGACTATCAACGGAGATGATGCTGAAAACGTAAGGCCGAAGCCAAAGCCAG cagAAGGAG AATTTGTGGAGGTAATTTCCTTACCAAAGAACGACCTGCTGAAGAGGCTTGATG TTTCTCAGCCCTCATTCTTGATGGTAAGGCCGATTCCAGTGTGTCCTGCGCACAGTTTAACCTGCATGTGGAACGCGTGTCCCCTGAGGAGGAGAAGATGCGGGAAGCGCCAGCCCTGTGTGGGTGGAGAGTAG
- the NUDT5 gene encoding ADP-sugar pyrophosphatase isoform X2 — MEKQEPAESSQNTKQSIISEELISEGKWVKLEKTTYRDPTGKTRTWETVKRTTRRGQSADGVAVIPVLQRTLHYECIVLVKQFRPPMGGYCLEFPAGLLEGDESPEAAALRELEEETGYKGEVAECSPAVCMDPGLSNCTTHIVTVTINGDDAENVRPKPKPEGEFVEVISLPKNDLLKRLDVSQPSFLMVRPIPVCPAHSLTCMWNACPLRRRRCGKRQPCVGGE; from the exons atggaaaaacaggaaCCAGCAGAGTCATCTCAAAATACCAAACAGTCTATTATTTCAGAGGAG ttaatttcagaaggaaaatgggTCAAGCTTGAAAAAACAACTTACAGGGATCCTACTGGTAAAACAag AACTTGGGAAACTGTCAAACGTACAACCAGGAGAGGACAGTCGGCTGATG GTGTGGCGGTCATCCCAGTGCTGCAGAGAACTCTGCATTATGAGTGCATCGTTCTGGTCAAGCAGTTCCGACCACCCATGGGAGGCTACTGCCTAGAATTCCCCGCAG GTCTCCTCGAAGGCGACGAGAGCCCGGAAGCAGCCGCCCTgcgggagctggaggaggagactgGCTACAAGGGTGAAGTCGCTGAATGTTCTCCAG CCGTATGCATGGATCCGGGTTTGTCCAACTGCACCACACACATCGTGACAGTGACTATCAACGGAGATGATGCTGAAAACGTAAGGCCGAAGCCAAAGCCAG AAGGAG AATTTGTGGAGGTAATTTCCTTACCAAAGAACGACCTGCTGAAGAGGCTTGATG TTTCTCAGCCCTCATTCTTGATGGTAAGGCCGATTCCAGTGTGTCCTGCGCACAGTTTAACCTGCATGTGGAACGCGTGTCCCCTGAGGAGGAGAAGATGCGGGAAGCGCCAGCCCTGTGTGGGTGGAGAGTAG